Proteins co-encoded in one Prunus persica cultivar Lovell chromosome G6, Prunus_persica_NCBIv2, whole genome shotgun sequence genomic window:
- the LOC109949862 gene encoding uncharacterized protein LOC109949862 — translation MEAEVFGSPRSTHILHEDILQFGEMSKISGTCIVVYMSAIKVLNVKRNRKGRKTPQWIILMGTPKQPTNTECGYFVMRYMKEIVEDKNLEFASKWSKTNEPKIKLMKYGMSGQIM, via the exons ATGGAAGCGGAAGTGTTTGGGTCGCCTCGTTCAACCCATATTTTACATGAAGACATTCTACAATTTGGTGAAATGTCAAAGATATCAGGCACATGCATAGTGGTATACATGAG TGCCATTAAAGTGTTGAATGTGAAAAGGAAtaggaaaggaagaaaaacacCGCAGTGGATTATTTTGATG GGAACTCCTAAACAACCAACAAATACGGAGTGTGGATATTTTGTGATGCGTTATATGAAGGAGATTGTTGAAGataaaaatttggaatttgcaTCTAAG TGGAGTAAAACAAATGAACCCAAAATCAAATTGATGAAGTACGGCATGAGTGGGCAGATTATGTGA